The genomic interval GAGGGCATCCATCAGCCCGCGGTGGCGTCTCACGCAGCTCTCGCACTCACCGCAGTGGATAGGCTTTCCGTCCTCAGTGAAGCCCTTCGGCATGTAGCAGGAGTTGGAGTACTCGTACTTTGCATTCAACTCCTTCAGAAGCCTCGCGATGCCCTTCTTGTCGAGGTCTATGAGCGGTGCAACTACCTTAACCTCCGCCATCGTCCCGTACTTTAGCATCCCGTTCATCTTTTCCACGAACTCAGGTGTGTTGTCCGGGAACGTGGCGCCCTCCTCAGCGTTGAAGCCGACTATTATGTCCCCACCCCCAAGGGCATCCAGCAGGGAAGCGGCAACGCTTATGAGGACGACATTTCTAGCGGGAACCCAGACGCTCTTCGCCGTCTCCTGAGCAACACTCATGTCCTCAAGCTCTTCTCCAGTGACCTTTGGCGTCTCCCCACCGACGAGGGTTGTCCCTCTGAGCTTTGAGAACTCTTCGAGGAAGTCGAGCCTTACTATTCTCAGCGGAACGTCCAGCTCCTTCGAGAAGAAGTCCGCCACCCTGTTCGTAACCTTCTCCTCGTTGCTGCCGTAGTTAACTGTCAGCATTATGACCTCGTCGTAGTTCTTCTTCGCCCAGTAGAGGCAGGCCGTACTGTCAAGCCCGCCGCTGAAGAGAACGACCGCGCGCTTCATTCTACCACCTCCGGAAGCAGTTTAATGCCCAGTTTCTTAGCTCTCTTCCTAAGCTTCTTGTCGTAGGTTGCAAGAGCCCCAACTTCCTTAGCTATGGTCAACACCACCGAGTCGTTGTAGTGTGTTAAGGAAAGGCTTTGGAGGGTCTCAAACGCCTTTGTCAGGTACCTCCTGTCGTCTACGGGTTTTGTTCTCTCGTCTTCAACTATCTGCTCTACGAGTTCCCTGGCCTCTTCACTTGAGAAGCCGAGCTTTCTGAAGTTCCAGACGACTTCGTAAATGACAATGGTTGGCACGATCCATTTCTCCAGAGAGGGGGAGTGCAGGAGTTCAAAGGCCTCCCTGTGGCGGGGCATCTCCTCAACCGCCGCGTATAGGAAAACGTTGGTGTCTATCACGGCCTCCATGCCATTTCCTCCTCCATGGCCTCCTCTTCGAGCCTCTCAAGCTCCTCTTCGGTTATCTTCCTGCCGAGCCTGAAGGTTTTCCACTTCCTTTTGGCCCGTTTAATCACTATCTCGTCCCCCCTGAGCTCAACGTCGAGGTACTCGCCTTCCTTTATCCCGAGGGCCTTTCTTATCTCAGCTGGAATCGTTATCTGGTAGTTGCGGGTGACCTTCGTCAGTGGCATAGTATCTCACCATAATGTAGTTATTTAATGTACTAAATAAGCATTATCACTGCCCCATCGATATCACGCGATAGTTGAAGATGGTGATAATACCAGTACACCTCCTCCTGTGATTTATAACTGTTTAGGGCGGCCATTGACATTGAGAGCCGGGAAGTGTTAACAGTCTGGATTACTCCCACCAGAAACCTGTGGATTGCCAAAGGTTCATTGGGACTGTTTTAAACTCCTGTGAGGGGATACCGGTTTTTCTGGTTGATAGGGCTGTCTGGTACCCATCTGCGTTCAATAGTTTGAAGTTGCCCTTTATTCACGTGACTTTTGGACCCAGGAATTATGTTGAGCGCTGGTTTAGAACTGTTAAGGGGCGGATTAAGCGTTTCTGGAATAATTTCAGGGGTAAAGACTGGAGGAGGGTTCACAGGTTTATCTTCCTGTTTGCCTTCTGGTATAATCTCGTTAGGACGCACTCCACGCTGGATAAGCCCCCGGGCAATATTACCGAATGGTTTCAGGAGGTGATGCCCCAGTTATCCTAACAGTATCAACTAACGATAAAGAACGTAACCAACGGACCACCTATTCGTTATTTTTCCATTACCAGGAGTTTATTTATCCCTAAATAACACGATATTAAAATCATTAAATACGATTTTTTATTATTATAAAACGGAAAATTTATAAGCTTAATAGTTTAATCATGTCATGCAGAATATTACTAAGGAGATATCTATAATGTGGAGGAAAGTGCTAGGCCTGTTGATGGGATTGTTAGTCTTGGGAGCAGGTGGTGGAATGGTTAGTGCGTCAGAGCCAGAGACAAATGCTGATTATTCATTCTCGTATTACTGGAACGGACATTTCATAGGGAAAGTTGGTATAGCTTCCACGTATCTACCTAAAGTAGCGGTAATTAATCAGGATGGCCTTGCCACACCCCAACAAACTTTTGTCCTTAGAGTGAAACTCGGAAAAGGATGGAAAAGTGGATGGAATCACTATTATTACCCGGTTAGCAGTGGGCATTGGCTTTCTGTTGAGGTTGAGGTTGTAAAACCATCAACGTCCACCCATGTTGGAGTACTAACTGGGACAAATGGCATTTTTGTTGTGGAATCGGGATCCAGCGAGTCAAAAACGGAGATGGCATATAAGGAGTTCGTTAAGAATGCAGTAGACGCATTAGCGGGAATTCTTGGATTACCAAATTTTATAGATCCTCTCTTCAATATTGGGGAAAGTGAGAGGGGAAGTTATGCTATCCAAACTTCAGGGGATGTGGCCTATGACGTCAAGAAGATAACAATTAGATTCTATGGGGATTCAAGATTTAGAGGCACTGACTATGGGGCAGGGGTAACTTGGAGTATAGTAAATCCACAGGAGGCCGATTACGAATTCAGAGTAAGTGGTGGCGCAACACTATATATTGTTGGATACTCTCATAACAGCATCCCAATACTCTCCAAAATAACTCGCATTGTTCCTTCCTCTATAATTGGAAAAACCGGAAGAAGTGCAAGTGTTACAACGGTTACAAAGGTCTATTATGGAAACAAAAACAACAACTGAGGGGGATTTTTCATGAGTACACAGAGGTTTATGGCCCTTTTGGCTATTTTTATCTTATCTCTCTCTATTTTCATTCCATACTTAAAATACCAAGAGTATAAAACACGAGAGGAAATGAGATTAGACCTCAATGTCAGTGCCAAGCTGGTTGAATCCCACTTCCAAAATTACAGAGCAAGCTACAATTCTACCTCCTCCACATACCTTAACAAGAAGGTAGATGAAGATGACAGCAGAGTTGCCATTGACCGGGTATTATTGCTCAGGAGTAAGCTGATACAGCTGAACATATCCAAAAACAAAATTGAGGATGTGGATAGATGCCTCAACAAGACCTACAACTTTTATCACACGGAAGAATTTTATGATGCTCTCACACAGGCAAGGGTCTGTGCAATACTGGCATCAGACTACCTCGGTTCCCATCTCGTGGCCACTAACAGAACAGAGTTTCTTGATTATACCTTCAAAGAACTCCAGAATATCACGATCATCAAAGATGATATTGAGGGCAGATGGGAGGAGAAGATGAAAAATGGTGTGGAGTTTACAGACTACATGGTCACTGGACTAAAAATAGAACACAATTTAATCGAAGCCGAGATCTTTTTAAACAGGTCTGCTATCTCTTTGGAAAAGTTAAAACAAGAACATACCCCCACAACCCCTGAAGAGGCAGAAAACCTAACACTGTTGGGAAGCAGAATAACAAATGACTTGGAATACGCTAGGAGCTTTTTGGAGGATGCGTTAGTACTGATGAGGCACGTGAATATGGGAAACTTCCAGCCAACGGAGCTCGAAAGCGAGGTGGACATGCTCAGAAAAAATCTATCCGAAATTGATAGACCCTGCAACATCACCGTGATGATGGCTAAAGTTGCGTGCGATTGGAAGGATTATCATAAAAGGAGAGGCATCATCGCTCTTCAAAAAGGATACTACTCTGCAGCAAATTATCACCTTCTCTACAGCATTGCCATTGCAGAAGGACTTAGGGAGTTTAAAAGCTTAGCACTGGAATTCAACAGTTCAAAAAGCTTAACAGACAAAGCTAAGATTATCCTGAGGTTAAGGGGAGAAGCCATAAACAGTCTCGAAGAATGCTCTAGGGATACAATAACATCCTTATACCTAAAAGACCCTACAGGTTGGTATTTCAAACGAGCTGAAAATACCCTTCGGAATACATTAAACCCCGAAATACCCTACAGTATATACAGGACTCACGATTATGACTCCCACATTGTTTATGACTACGAGATGACAAAAGTTCTGGCTCAAAAGTTCTGTCCATATCTTACTGTAATGACAAAGGGCTATGAATGAACTAAAAACTGTGAACAATGTCTGCTTTTATTCCCTTTGTTTTCCCTCCAAGTTACCTAAGGTTAGAACCCACCGTGAAACTTAAGCGCTGTTCCCAATTAAGAATTAAATGGGGGCTTCATTCACTCCAAAGCCAGCCCCACAATTTCCCCCACGCTTAAAAACCCTTCCTCCTCAAGGTAGCGCTCAATGCCCGCGTTTATCTCCCGGAACACCTTCCAGCCGCGGAGGGAAACGGCTGTGCCAATCTGGAGCGCTGAGGCTCCAGCCAAGAGGAACTCAACTGCGTCCTGCCAGGTAGTTATTCCACCAATGCCAATCACCGGTATCTCGAGGGTTCTCGCGAGGTCGTAGACCGCCCTCAGGGAAATTGGCTTGACGCCCGGCCCGGAGTAGCCGCCGACCTTGTTGCTCAAAATCGGCCTTCTGGCGTAGACGTCTATTGCTATCGCCTTTAGGGTGTTTATCGCCGAGACTGCATCAGCTCCCGCTCTCTCTGCCGCCAAGCCGAGCTTCGTTATGTCGTCAATGTTGGGGGTGAGCTTGGCTATGACGGGCCTATCCGTCGCGTCTTTGACAGCCCTGACGACCTCATAGACGTTCTCCGGTCTCTGCCCTATCTCCATGCCGTAGCCCTTGGCGTGGGGGCAGGAGAGATTGAGCTCGAAGGCGTCAGCAACGTCGCTCAGCTTTTCAGCAAGGAATGCAAACTCCTTGGGGGTTCCGCCGAAGATAGAAACTATAAGCGGGAAGTCGAACGTGTAACCTTCAATCATCTCGAGAAAGCCCTTCCACCCCGGATTTGGGAGGCCCATCGCGTTTATCAGGCCGTGGGGGAGCTCGACTATCGTGGGGTTGTCGTAGCCCTTTCTAGGCTCGATGCCAATAGACTTGGTAACGACTCCTCCCGCGCCTTCCTCGTGCGCCCGTATCCACTGCTCGGGAACCTTGTCATTTATCCCTGATGCGAGAATGAGCGGGTTCTCGAACTTAATTCCAAAGAGCTCGAGCTTTAGGCTGGCCATCCTTACACACCATTGGCAAAAGGGCGTGGGGGAACTTAAGTTTTTTGCATCAGAAAAGCCACACCCACTGGACATGCTAATGGCGGCGGACGCGCCCGGAGGTGGGGACCCTCCCCCGCCCGGCCTCCACCGGGACTTGTTCTCCCCCGTTTGCCCCACGAGCGCCGGGCGTCCCGCCTACCGCTGCTCCCTTCCGGGCCTGACGGGGTTCGACGGGCAAAGGGTCTTGGCACGGCCCTTCAGCCGTACCCGACCCACCGCCGGCCCCGTGGGACGAGGGATCATAACTCCTCCCGGGTTCGGCCGGACGGCTTTGGGAACCGCCCTCCGGGCTTCGGCCCCCGCATATCGACGGTTTCGGGTTCCAGGGGACGCCGAACCCCCCAGCCTAGTCCGCCGCCATTGCCTATTAGATGGGGCGGGTATATAAAGATTTGGTTCTTCTGGAACTAGCACCAAACTTGCAAAGAAGCATGTTTAGAAAAGTATAGTTAAAGGGAGTTTCACTCCCCGTCTCCTTTGCTTCCCTTCATCTCTTCGAGCTTCTTTATGAGTCTGTCCACGATTTCCATGAACGCCTTCGCCGCTATCGTATCCTCGTAGAGGACTATCGGGATTCCGTTGTCGCTGGCTTCCCTCGCCTTGAGGTCGATGGGAATCTCCCCAAGGAAGTCCACGCCCTCCTTTTCGGCGAGCTTTCTCCCACCGCCCTTGCCGAAGAGGTCTATCTCGTTTCCGCAGTGCGGGCAGATGAGGTAGCTCATGTTCTCCACAACCGCTATGTACGGAACCTCCATGCGCTTCATCATGTTGACGGCCTTCCCAGTGTCGAGGAGCGCTACTTCCTGGGGCGTGGTGACGATTATGGCGGCATCGAGCGGTATGCTCTGTGTAACTGTGAGTATCTGGTCCCCCGTTCCCGGCGGGAAGTCAATTATCATGAAGTCGAGCTCTCCCCACTTCACATCCCCGAGAAGCTGCTTGACGGCCTTGGTGACCAGTGAGCCTCTCCATATGACGGGCTGATCCTCGGGGACGAGGAAGCCCATGCTCATGATCTTTATCGGAGTCGTCTGCCCCATGAAGTCGTTCATCGGCGGGAGCATCTCAAAGCTGCCGTCCTCGCGCTTTTCTGCCAGAACGTCCGCCTTGTCAACGCCGAGCATCTTGGCGACGTTTGGACCGTGTATGTCCGCATCGAGTATCCCAACAAAGTGGCCCTTCCTCGCCAGGGCCGTTGCGAGGTTGACGGCGACAGTGCTCTTCCCAACGCCACCCTTACCGCTGAGAACGGCTATCTTGTACTTCCACTTCTTCTGCTTCTCTTCAATCCTCTGGGCGAGAGGATCGGCCCCGAGGCCACCTATGTTGAGAGTAGGAGCTTTGATCGTCATCTTAAACCACCTCCAGAGGAGGTTGTTCGGTAAACTTAAAAGCTTTGCCCCAAAATTTGACAGTATTACTCATATTTGAGTACTCAAAGGGGCACCACCACCGGAACTCCCCTCACCTCGCCTATCTCAACGTCCACACCGTAGACCTCCCTGAACAGCTCGCCGTCGAGAACTTCAATTCCTCCATCTGCCATTATCTCACCGCCCTTCATGAACACGAACCTCTTCGCGAAGCGCAGCGCAAGGTTGACGTCGTGCATCACCAGAATGGAAGTCTTCCCTTCGGAAGAGAACCCACGCGCGAGCCTCATCACCTCAAGCTGGCTCTTAATATCGAGGTTGTTTGTGGGTTCGTCCATCATGAGGATTTTCGGCTCCTGCGCCAGAGCCCTCGCCACGCTAACCTTCTGGAGCTCGCCACCGCTCAGCTTGTTTGTGGTCTTGAGGGCGAGGTGTTCTATCCCGAGCTTTCTCAACGCACTCCTCACGGCTTCCACATCCCGCTTTGAAGGCCTCAGCCCCATATACGGCCTCCTCCCGAGGAGAACCGTATCAAACACCGTCATGAACCCGGGCTCAGTCCTCTGGGGAACGTAGGCCACAAGCTTCGCGAACTCGTCCCGAGGATACGCCTCGATGGGCCTTTCAAAGACCTTAACCCCCCCGCACTTGAGGATTCCGGAGAGGCACTTCAGCAAGGTGCTCTTGCCAGCGCCGTTCGGCCCGAGGATCGCGACAAACTCCCCTCCTCCTATCTCCAAGTTTATTCCCCTCAGGACTTCGGCCCCGTTGTATGAGTAGCGGAGGTTTCTTACCTCAATGACCTTCATCTCCTCCCCTCCATTCTCACCAGCAGGTAGATGAAAGCCGGAGCGCCGAGGAATGAGGTCACTATGCCAACGGGGAGCACCATTGGGGCCAGAATCAGCCTCGCAACGGTGTCCGCTGTAACAAGGAGGAGCGCACCTGCGAGGGCAGAGAGGGGCACGAGGAAGCGGTAGTCCCCTCCCGCGACGAGCCTTATCGCGTGGGGGGCTATGAGCCCGATGAAGCCTATTACCCCAACGAAGGCGACGCCCACGGCGGTTATGAGGGCCGCGAGGAACGTGGATATCAAACGAACCCTCTCGACGTCCACGCCGACGCTTTTTGCAACTTCCTCACCGACGGCTGACGCGTTAAGATCCCACCTCTTCACGACGAAGTAGATGAAGACGGGCGTGAAAACTAGGAGCATTATCATGTCCTCCCGCCAGGTGGCCCTCCCGAGGTCGCCGAAGCTCCAGTAGACCATTGCGGCAAGCTGAAGCTCGTCGGCGAAGTACTGGACGAGCGTCGTCAGCGCCACAAAGAGGGAGCTCATTGCCACCCCCGCAAGGATTATCGCTTCTGGAGAGAGCCCTTTGAGCCTCGCGAGGAGAAGAATCACGCCCACCGCAATCATGGCTCCCAGGAAAGCGAACAGCACCACCGCGTAGGGGTTATTAAGGGAGATTCTGCCGGAGCTTTCCGCGTAGCCCGCTCCGAGGATTATGGCGAGGGAAGCGCCGAACATCGCCCCGTGTGAAACCCCCATCGTGAAGGGGGTCGCCAGGGGGTTCCTCAGGAAGCCCTGCATCACTGCACCTGAAACTGCCAGCGCCGCCCCAACCAGGAGGCCGGCCACTATGCGCGGCAGGCGGATGTTCCAGACCACGAGAGAAGCACTCTCGCTCCCCCTCCCGATGAGCGCATTAAGAACCTCCCGGATGGAGAGGTAGTAAGAACCGTGGGAGAGGGAGTAGAGGCTAACCAGAACCGTAAAGAGAAATAAAAGGAGGCCGATGGAGAGCTTTCTTGCAACGTAGCCCTCGTAGTCCATAGGCATCACGGGGAAGTCGGTAGGGAATACTTAACGGTTCCGTTCTCAAGGTCTATCTTCCCGAAGCCGCCGAACTGGTTCGCCATATCCCTGTAGACGGGCTTCCCGATGAGGAAGGAGTATATCTCGTCGGCTTTCTTTGCGGGGTCAACGTCCTCGAAGCGTCCTGGATAGAGGACTTTGCCGATGTAGTAGGCATCGGCGAGGGCCGTCCCTATGTTGGTGGTGTAGAAGTTGAAGGGGAGCAGGCCGTAGAGGTTGCCGTTCTTCACGGCCTCAAGGGAGTTGTAGAAGTCGGAGTTCTCGCTGTAGTCGTCGAGGACGAGCTTTAAGCCACCCTCGTCGAGGAAGATGTAGTCGGGCTGCCACTCAAGGAGCTTCTCCTTGTCTATGGAGTGGTGGCCGGTTCCAAGTTCCTTCGCCACGTTATCCGCGTGGACTACATTGAAAGGCGGGTAATCCCCCTCGGTGCTCTCGATGCCGTGGGCGCCCTTGTAGCCTATCCCGCCGACGTAGACCCTCTTCGGCTCAACGCCCTCGGTGCGCTTCGCGAGATCGTCCTGGGTGGACTTGATGAAGTCTATGACCTCTTTGGCCCTCTTCTCCTTCCCGAGTATCCTCCCAGCGAGCTCAATGGACTTAAAGAGCTCCTCGTCCTTGAAGATGGCAAGCTGACCGTAGCTGAGAACCACAACTGGAATGCCCGTTTTCTCTTGGATTTCATCTGCGGTCTTTTTATCAACGTAGGTCAGGAATATCACGTCCGGCTTGAGGTTTATCAGTGCCTCAAAGTTGGGGAGCTTGCCCGGCC from Palaeococcus ferrophilus DSM 13482 carries:
- the queC gene encoding 7-cyano-7-deazaguanine synthase QueC — translated: MKRAVVLFSGGLDSTACLYWAKKNYDEVIMLTVNYGSNEEKVTNRVADFFSKELDVPLRIVRLDFLEEFSKLRGTTLVGGETPKVTGEELEDMSVAQETAKSVWVPARNVVLISVAASLLDALGGGDIIVGFNAEEGATFPDNTPEFVEKMNGMLKYGTMAEVKVVAPLIDLDKKGIARLLKELNAKYEYSNSCYMPKGFTEDGKPIHCGECESCVRRHRGLMDALGEDRTVYAVEPKI
- a CDS encoding PIN domain-containing protein, which gives rise to MEAVIDTNVFLYAAVEEMPRHREAFELLHSPSLEKWIVPTIVIYEVVWNFRKLGFSSEEARELVEQIVEDERTKPVDDRRYLTKAFETLQSLSLTHYNDSVVLTIAKEVGALATYDKKLRKRAKKLGIKLLPEVVE
- a CDS encoding AbrB/MazE/SpoVT family DNA-binding domain-containing protein, which encodes MPLTKVTRNYQITIPAEIRKALGIKEGEYLDVELRGDEIVIKRAKRKWKTFRLGRKITEEELERLEEEAMEEEMAWRP
- a CDS encoding 1-deoxy-D-xylulose-5-phosphate synthase, giving the protein MSTQRFMALLAIFILSLSIFIPYLKYQEYKTREEMRLDLNVSAKLVESHFQNYRASYNSTSSTYLNKKVDEDDSRVAIDRVLLLRSKLIQLNISKNKIEDVDRCLNKTYNFYHTEEFYDALTQARVCAILASDYLGSHLVATNRTEFLDYTFKELQNITIIKDDIEGRWEEKMKNGVEFTDYMVTGLKIEHNLIEAEIFLNRSAISLEKLKQEHTPTTPEEAENLTLLGSRITNDLEYARSFLEDALVLMRHVNMGNFQPTELESEVDMLRKNLSEIDRPCNITVMMAKVACDWKDYHKRRGIIALQKGYYSAANYHLLYSIAIAEGLREFKSLALEFNSSKSLTDKAKIILRLRGEAINSLEECSRDTITSLYLKDPTGWYFKRAENTLRNTLNPEIPYSIYRTHDYDSHIVYDYEMTKVLAQKFCPYLTVMTKGYE
- a CDS encoding dihydroorotate dehydrogenase, with product MASLKLELFGIKFENPLILASGINDKVPEQWIRAHEEGAGGVVTKSIGIEPRKGYDNPTIVELPHGLINAMGLPNPGWKGFLEMIEGYTFDFPLIVSIFGGTPKEFAFLAEKLSDVADAFELNLSCPHAKGYGMEIGQRPENVYEVVRAVKDATDRPVIAKLTPNIDDITKLGLAAERAGADAVSAINTLKAIAIDVYARRPILSNKVGGYSGPGVKPISLRAVYDLARTLEIPVIGIGGITTWQDAVEFLLAGASALQIGTAVSLRGWKVFREINAGIERYLEEEGFLSVGEIVGLALE
- a CDS encoding Mrp/NBP35 family ATP-binding protein; the encoded protein is MTIKAPTLNIGGLGADPLAQRIEEKQKKWKYKIAVLSGKGGVGKSTVAVNLATALARKGHFVGILDADIHGPNVAKMLGVDKADVLAEKREDGSFEMLPPMNDFMGQTTPIKIMSMGFLVPEDQPVIWRGSLVTKAVKQLLGDVKWGELDFMIIDFPPGTGDQILTVTQSIPLDAAIIVTTPQEVALLDTGKAVNMMKRMEVPYIAVVENMSYLICPHCGNEIDLFGKGGGRKLAEKEGVDFLGEIPIDLKAREASDNGIPIVLYEDTIAAKAFMEIVDRLIKKLEEMKGSKGDGE
- a CDS encoding ABC transporter ATP-binding protein, with the protein product MKVIEVRNLRYSYNGAEVLRGINLEIGGGEFVAILGPNGAGKSTLLKCLSGILKCGGVKVFERPIEAYPRDEFAKLVAYVPQRTEPGFMTVFDTVLLGRRPYMGLRPSKRDVEAVRSALRKLGIEHLALKTTNKLSGGELQKVSVARALAQEPKILMMDEPTNNLDIKSQLEVMRLARGFSSEGKTSILVMHDVNLALRFAKRFVFMKGGEIMADGGIEVLDGELFREVYGVDVEIGEVRGVPVVVPL
- a CDS encoding FecCD family ABC transporter permease, coding for MDYEGYVARKLSIGLLLFLFTVLVSLYSLSHGSYYLSIREVLNALIGRGSESASLVVWNIRLPRIVAGLLVGAALAVSGAVMQGFLRNPLATPFTMGVSHGAMFGASLAIILGAGYAESSGRISLNNPYAVVLFAFLGAMIAVGVILLLARLKGLSPEAIILAGVAMSSLFVALTTLVQYFADELQLAAMVYWSFGDLGRATWREDMIMLLVFTPVFIYFVVKRWDLNASAVGEEVAKSVGVDVERVRLISTFLAALITAVGVAFVGVIGFIGLIAPHAIRLVAGGDYRFLVPLSALAGALLLVTADTVARLILAPMVLPVGIVTSFLGAPAFIYLLVRMEGRR
- a CDS encoding iron ABC transporter substrate-binding protein, producing MRKLLALFLVFLVVAVSGCIGSSNGSDTGKGTVTVTDAIGRTVEVPAEVTKVVAAGPGALRLIVYLNASDTVVGVEDFEKKYSFGRPYIIAHPELKELPSIGPGGPGKLPNFEALINLKPDVIFLTYVDKKTADEIQEKTGIPVVVLSYGQLAIFKDEELFKSIELAGRILGKEKRAKEVIDFIKSTQDDLAKRTEGVEPKRVYVGGIGYKGAHGIESTEGDYPPFNVVHADNVAKELGTGHHSIDKEKLLEWQPDYIFLDEGGLKLVLDDYSENSDFYNSLEAVKNGNLYGLLPFNFYTTNIGTALADAYYIGKVLYPGRFEDVDPAKKADEIYSFLIGKPVYRDMANQFGGFGKIDLENGTVKYSLPTSP